A genomic segment from Malus domestica chromosome 05, GDT2T_hap1 encodes:
- the LOC103444852 gene encoding uncharacterized protein: protein MLGKSLASPLITHDCATRFCFSTPDVVNTAPNVRLRNFSQNPNRVACSPGLSTKKWVLHSTAEIENTTLKDEDRKAWETCREALSAFSISNEEGEKILGKAFGLVHSPYWGEKRKTEVPKLEIVIETLDYLRSLSLSDDDLCKLLKKFPEVLGCDLEQEVKINVQILEKEWGIKGKSLRNLLLRNPRVLGFNVDCKGDCMAQCTRCWVRF from the exons ATGCTAGGAAAATCATTAGCTTCCCCATTGATAACCCATGATTGTGCAACACGCTTTTGCTTTTCTACT CCTGATGTTGTAAATACGGCACCGAATGTCAGATTGCGTAATTTTTCACAAAATCCAAACAGAGTAGCTTGCTCACCAGGTTTGTCTACCAAGAAATGGGTATTACACTCAACTGCAGAGATTGAAAATACGACTTTGAAAGATGAAGACAGGAAGGCATGGGAAACATGCCGGGAAGCTCTATCTGCATTTAGTATCAGCAatgaagagggagagaagataCTTGGAAAAGCATTTGGCCTGGTTCATTCACCGTACTGGGGTGAAAAACGGAAAACTGAAGTACCAAAACTTGAGATTGTAATCGAAACACTGGACTATCTTCGGAGTTTAAGCCTTTCTGACGATGACCTGTGTAAGTTGCTAAAAAAGTTTCCAGAGGTTCTTGGATGTGATCTTGAACAGGAGGTGAAAATCAATGTGCAGATCTTGGAAAAGGAGTGGGGAATAAAAGGGAAATCTCTCCGAAACCTCCTTCTTCGAAATCCAAGAGTATTGGGTTTCAATGTTGATTGCAAGGGAGATTGTATGGCACAGTGCACGCGATGCTGGGTTCGGTTTTAG
- the LOC103444851 gene encoding pentatricopeptide repeat-containing protein At1g71210, mitochondrial, translated as MLISLRNLAKSKANTNCSLCCSSAAILDANFLLTTTAAAAATRTSSSFSFSPNASPPPAPFSTSARLTPARDVVLSFKEWFNTRNDALFDRIFLILKSSTDDDVLALSHLSLRLSESFVLEVLRYGSNDHDVLSCLKFFDWAGRQPGFHHTRATFNAIFKILSKAKLMSLMLDVLSTYSKQRYAHTVRFHDTLVMGYAVAGKPDIALQLFGKMRFQGLDLDSFAYHVLLNALVEESCLDAVQVIAKQISLRGFENEITHSIMLKWLCKQKLLDQAEAYLRQLVSDGKPVTGHAVSVLVDALCKHKKFQQAGELVEEFRDLGVALMESAYGVWIRDLVQAGRLDGALEFFQNKKSLEGYVPDAFRYNTLICRLLKEDRLEEVCDLLMEMKEDKISPDKVTMNAALCFFCKAGMVDVALELYNSRSEFQLTPNSMVYNYLINVFCGEGSIDDAYRVMKHSVEQGYFTGRKTFSILADSLCREGKLEKMKELVTFALERNFMPSNSTYDKFITTLCRTKRVEDAYLIHGELNRINKVSTKSRYISLINGFNGLSKGDIAARLLIEMQEKGHLPTRKLFKDVICCLCDMENPDEQFFNLLEMQLSCREPSCDVYNFFIYGAGYAKRPDLARQVYEMMQRSGIQPNVRSDVIMLQSYLKGERISDALNFFNDLHERRKVLGRRLYSTLIVGLCKAQKAEIAVNFLMEMKEKGVVPSDDCYEFLIQLLCWNKEFDMAVNLINDLEKVGRHITSFTGNILLLHSLKTAELYKSWVQLREEQNEMSGCSMLGLLIGAFSGRIQVSQDIGNLEEVIEKCFPLDVFTHNLLIRRLSQSNMEHACALFDKMCQKGYEPNRWTYDAIVQGFLKHGRTSEAKRWVEVMYRKGFYPTRRTNLLL; from the coding sequence ATGCTTATTTCACTCAGAAATCTAGCCAAATCCAAGGCGAATACCAACTGCTCCCTCTGCTGCTCCTCCGCCGCCATCCTCGATGCCAATTTTCTTCTCACCACTACCGCCGCCGCTGCTGCCACCAGAACCAGCAGTTCCTTCAGTTTCAGCCCCAACGCTTCCCCTCCCCCCGCTCCTTTTTCAACCTCAGCTCGCTTGACTCCGGCAAGGGACGTGGTCCTCTCTTTCAAAGAATGGTTCAACACCCGCAACGACGCCTTATTCGACCGCATCTTCCTCATCCTCAAATCCTCCACCGACGACGACGTCTTGGCCCTCTCCCATCTCAGCCTCCGCCTCTCGGAGTCCTTCGTCCTCGAGGTCCTACGCTACGGCAGCAACGACCATGACGTCCTCTCCTGCCTCAAGTTCTTCGACTGGGCCGGCCGCCAGCCCGGCTTCCACCACACCCGCGCCACCTTCAACGCCATCTTCAAGATCCTCTCCAAGGCCAAGCTCATGTCCCTCATGCTCGACGTCCTCTCCACCTACAGCAAGCAGAGGTACGCCCACACCGTCCGATTTCACGACACGCTGGTCATGGGCTACGCTGTCGCCGGCAAGCCCGACATTGCCCTCCAACTGTTTGGTAAAATGCGCTTCCAGGGTTTGGACCTCGATTCCTTTGCCTACCATGTCCTTTTGAATGCTTTGGTGGAGGAGAGTTGCCTTGATGCCGTTCAGGTCATTGCCAAGCAGATTTCTTTGAGGGGTTTTGAGAACGAAATCACCCATTCCATCATGCTCAAGTGGTTGTGTAAGCAGAAGTTGCTCGATCAAGCTGAAGCCTATTTGCGCCAACTGGTGTCTGACGGCAAGCCCGTCACCGGGCATGCAGTCAGTGTCCTTGTGGACGCCCTTTGTAAGCATAAGAAGTTCCAGCAGGCTGGTGAATTAGTCGAGGAGTTTCGGGACTTGGGGGTGGCTCTCATGGAGAGTGCTTATGGTGTGTGGATACGCGATCTTGTTCAGGCTGGGAGGTTGGATGGAGCATTGGAGTTTTTTCAGAACAAGAAGTCGTTGGAAGGATATGTGCCCGATGCTTTTAGGTACAATACTTTGATATGTAGGCTTCTGAAAGAGGATCGCCTCGAGGAGGTTTGTGATTTGCTGATGGAGATGAAGGAGGATAAGATTTCCCCTGATAAGGTCACCATGAATGCTGCCTTATGCTTCTTTTGCAAAGCGGGGATGGTGGATGTCGCACTTGAGTTGTATAATTCGAGATCCGAGTTTCAGCTCACGCCTAATAGTATGGTTTACAACTATTTGATCAATGTTTTCTGTGGGGAAGGTAGCATTGACGACGCGTATCGAGTGATGAAGCATTCTGTGGAACAAGGTTATTTTACAGGAAGGAAAACGTTTTCTATTCTGGCAGACTCATTGTGCCGAGAGGGAAAGCTCGAGAAGATGAAAGAGTTAGTTACTTTTGCCCTAGAGCGGAACTTTATGCCAAGTAACTCCACATATGATAAGTTCATTACAACTCTTTGCAGAACTAAGAGGGTAGAAGATGCTTATTTGATACATGGGGAACTCAATAGAATTAACAAGGTTTCTACAAAGAGTAGATACATTAGCTTGATAAATGGTTTTAACGGGTTGAGCAAGGGGGATATTGCTGCCAGACTTCTGATTGAAATGCAAGAAAAGGGTCACTTACCGACTCGCAAGCTGTTCAAAGATGTAATTTGTTGTCTATGTGATATGGAAAATCCAGATgagcaattttttaatttgttggaGATGCAGTTGTCTTGTAGGGAACCCAGCTGTGATGTATACAACTTTTTCATCTACGGAGCTGGGTATGCCAAAAGGCCCGATCTGGCTAGACAAGTATATGAGATGATGCAGCGGAGTGGAATTCAGCCCAATGTGAGATCTGATGTTATTATGTTGCAGAGTTATTTGAAGGGTGAACGGATTTCGGATGCTTTGAACTTCTTCAATGATCTGCACGAGAGAAGAAAGGTGTTGGGGAGAAGGCTATACAGCACCCTGATCGTTGGTCTATGCAAAGCCCAAAAGGCGGAAATTGCAGTTAACTTCTTGATGGAAATGAAAGAGAAGGGAGTGGTTCCAAGTGATGACTGTTACGAGTTTCTGATACAGTTGCTGTGCTGGAATAAAGAATTTGATATGGCAGTAAATCTCATAAATGACTTGGAGAAAGTTGGCCGCCATATTACGTCCTTTACTGGTAACATACTTCTGTTGCATTCTCTGAAAACTGCAGAGCTCTACAAGTCTTGGGTACAGCTGAGAGAGGAGCAGAATGAGATGTCTGGTTGTTCAATGCTTGGTCTGCTCATTGGTGCATTTTCTGGTCGTATCCAGGTGAGCCAAGATATTGGGAATTTGGAAGAAGTAATTGAAAAGTGCTTTCCGCTAGATGTGTTCACACATAATTTGTTGATTAGAAGACTAAGCCAGAGCAACATGGAGCATGCTTGTGCTTTGTTCGATAAGATGTGCCAGAAAGGTTATGAGCCTAATCGTTGGACTTATGACGCCATAGTACAAGGTTTTCTTAAACATGGGAGGACATCTGAGGCAAAGAGATGGGTAGAAG